From the genome of Thermus tengchongensis:
GTCCAAGAGGGCCGAGCAGGAGTGGGTCTCCCGGTACCGCCCCTCCGAGGGCACAAAGACCTCCAGGTCCACCTGCCGCCACTTGCCCGGGCCCATGTCCCCGGTGGAGACCTCCAGGAGGCGGTAGGGGAGTTCCAGAAGCCTCAGGATTTCCTCGGCGTTTTCCAGAAGCTCTTGGAAAGCCCGGTCCGAGGCCTCGAGGCTCGCCTCGGTGAGCACATACTGCTCCACCTTGTGGAACTGGTGCACCCGCATGAGGCCCCGCACGTCCTTGCCGAAGCTTCCCGCCTCCGAGCGGAAGGCGGGAGCGTAGCCCGCGTAGCGCTTGGGAAGCTCCTCATGCCGCAGGATCTCCCCGCTGTGGAGGGCGTTCAGGACCACCTCCGCGGTGCCCGTGAGGTAGAGGTCCGTGCCCGCGATGGGCCAGACCTGGTCCCGGGCCGCGGGGAAGTGGCCGGTGCCGATGAAGGCCTTTTCCCGGGCGTAGGAGGGGAGGGTGAGGGGGGTGTAGCCCTTCCCCACCATGAAGTCCATGGCGAAGCGGAGGAGGGCCAGCTCATAAAGGGCGAGGTCGCCGCGGAGGGCGTAGGTGCGGCTTCCCGAAACCTGGCTCACCCTCGGTTCCCACCAGCCGTTTTTCTCCAGCAGGCTCACGTGGTCCAGGGGAGGAAAGGGGAACTCCGGCGGGGTGCCCACCCGCTTGATCTCCACGTTGGCGGAGTCGTCCGGGCCCACAGGGGCGCCGGGCCAGGGGGGAAGGGGTACCTGGAGGAGGAGCTCCCAAAGCCTTGCTTCCTTTTCCCGTAAGACCTCTTCCAACCCCTTGGCCTCCTCGGCCAGGGCCTTCCCTCGGGCCACCAAGAGGGGCCTTTCCTCTGGCGGGGCCTTGGGCACCCGTTTGGCGATCTGGTTGCGCTCGGTCTGGACCTCCTGTAGCTGTTTCTTCAGCTCCTGCACCTCCTCATCCAAGGCCAGGACTTTGTCCAGGTCCAGCCGCACCCCTTTGAGGCGGATGGCCTCCCGAAAGAGCTCGGGCTCGTGGCGGATGCGCTTTAGGTCCACCATGGCTACTCCAGCACCTTGGGCACGCGGAAGAAGCCCTCTTCCTTCTCTGGGGCCACGGAGAGGGCCTCCTCTTGGGACAAGGAGGGCTTGGGCTCGTCTTCCCGAAGACGGCCTGGCGTTTCCCCCTCTCTTTCCTCCTCTACCCGGGGCAGG
Proteins encoded in this window:
- the serS gene encoding serine--tRNA ligase is translated as MVDLKRIRHEPELFREAIRLKGVRLDLDKVLALDEEVQELKKQLQEVQTERNQIAKRVPKAPPEERPLLVARGKALAEEAKGLEEVLREKEARLWELLLQVPLPPWPGAPVGPDDSANVEIKRVGTPPEFPFPPLDHVSLLEKNGWWEPRVSQVSGSRTYALRGDLALYELALLRFAMDFMVGKGYTPLTLPSYAREKAFIGTGHFPAARDQVWPIAGTDLYLTGTAEVVLNALHSGEILRHEELPKRYAGYAPAFRSEAGSFGKDVRGLMRVHQFHKVEQYVLTEASLEASDRAFQELLENAEEILRLLELPYRLLEVSTGDMGPGKWRQVDLEVFVPSEGRYRETHSCSALLDWQARRADLRYRDPEGKVQYAYTLNNTALATPRILVMLLENHQLPDGRVRVPEALVPYVGKEVLEPCG
- the gatC gene encoding Asp-tRNA(Asn)/Glu-tRNA(Gln) amidotransferase subunit GatC gives rise to the protein MELTPELLRKLEGLAKLRLSPEEEALLLDDLKRILEFVDALPRVEEEREGETPGRLREDEPKPSLSQEEALSVAPEKEEGFFRVPKVLE